Proteins encoded within one genomic window of Amorphoplanes friuliensis DSM 7358:
- a CDS encoding HAMP domain-containing sensor histidine kinase yields MREDHRDKAISAAEQRSAKVAGAIVSGANKKALDATVAAAGEGLLVHPPGNTGNTRAGADDVLDAAKGTEPVVVDVTGGLVLLEPARAGSASASADKTSVVEVFVSDEALSEGTSRDWWILLGIMLGLVIGSVIVVDRLARGAVASVRNLVHAAMAVGGGDLGVRIQPSGPRELAEAGYAFNRMADRLVTSRTSERELVADLSHRLRTPLTVLRLDAEALDPDDTHIGEFSAAELDRRRGIRRIRQAIVTLEGEVDQLINTTRQAVAAQVAAPEEGVCDASEVVRDRMVFWSALAGDQDRQYRVVGAHLRIPVPVARAELAAALDAVLGNVFRYTPQGTAFEVGITRRDGWVAVRVDDAGPGIDDPEKALRRGESEMGSTGLGLDIARRAAQATGGSVSLDRAAMGGASVVMLLADAEASPKQASRFGLVGRLARERDPVKRKWPHQRTDES; encoded by the coding sequence TTGCGGGAGGACCACCGTGACAAGGCCATCTCCGCTGCCGAGCAGCGCAGTGCCAAGGTCGCGGGCGCCATCGTCTCGGGCGCCAACAAGAAGGCGCTGGATGCCACGGTCGCGGCGGCCGGCGAAGGACTGCTGGTGCACCCGCCCGGCAACACCGGGAACACCCGGGCCGGCGCCGACGACGTCCTCGACGCCGCCAAGGGCACCGAACCCGTCGTTGTCGACGTCACGGGTGGACTGGTCCTGCTGGAGCCGGCCCGCGCCGGATCCGCCTCCGCCTCTGCCGACAAGACCTCGGTCGTCGAGGTCTTCGTCAGCGACGAGGCACTGAGCGAGGGCACCTCCCGCGACTGGTGGATCCTTCTCGGCATCATGCTGGGCCTGGTCATCGGCTCGGTGATCGTGGTCGACCGGCTGGCCCGCGGCGCGGTCGCGTCGGTGCGCAACCTCGTGCACGCCGCGATGGCCGTCGGCGGCGGTGACCTGGGCGTCCGGATCCAGCCGTCGGGCCCGCGCGAGCTGGCCGAGGCCGGGTACGCCTTCAATCGCATGGCCGACCGGCTGGTCACCTCGCGCACCAGCGAGCGTGAGCTGGTCGCCGACCTGTCGCACCGGCTGCGGACACCGCTGACGGTGCTGCGGCTGGACGCCGAGGCGCTCGACCCGGACGACACCCACATCGGGGAGTTCTCGGCCGCCGAGCTCGATCGGCGGCGGGGCATCCGGCGCATCCGCCAGGCCATCGTCACCCTCGAGGGTGAGGTCGACCAGCTGATCAACACCACCCGGCAGGCCGTCGCCGCGCAGGTGGCCGCGCCCGAGGAGGGTGTGTGCGACGCGAGCGAGGTGGTGCGGGACCGCATGGTCTTCTGGTCGGCGCTGGCCGGCGACCAGGACCGGCAGTACCGCGTGGTCGGCGCGCACCTGCGCATCCCGGTGCCGGTGGCCCGGGCCGAGCTGGCCGCGGCGCTCGACGCCGTGCTGGGCAACGTCTTCCGCTACACCCCGCAGGGCACGGCATTCGAGGTCGGCATCACCCGCCGTGACGGATGGGTGGCAGTTCGTGTGGACGACGCGGGACCGGGCATCGACGACCCGGAGAAGGCTCTGCGCCGCGGCGAGAGCGAAATGGGCTCGACGGGCCTGGGCCTGGACATCGCACGGCGGGCGGCGCAGGCCACCGGCGGTTCGGTGAGCCTGGACCGGGCCGCGATGGGCGGTGCCAGCGTGGTGATGTTGCTGGCCGACGCCGAGGCGTCACCGAAACAGGCGAGCCGCTTCGGGCTCGTCGGCCGGCTGGCCCGGGAACGCGATCCGGTGAAGCGCAAGTGGCCGCATCAACGCACGGACGAGTCGTGA